One region of Tistrella mobilis genomic DNA includes:
- a CDS encoding isochorismatase family protein, producing MARQGAPLVHHRLPARETALVVVDLQIWFMEPGMPAEVPAARAIVPNVNRLAAALRAAGGTVVWIRTLYTDQALAEIPHFHRVLMRPERMQARSAALAETARPSLLWPELDVRPEDLVVGKTRYSAFIQGASDLDAVLKARGITAVAVAGTMTNVCCDSTARDAMMLNYRTTMVADANASLTAEEHCGALTNFALQFGDVTTTDEMVARWQAEAEAAA from the coding sequence GTGGCCCGCCAGGGGGCGCCGCTGGTCCATCACCGCCTGCCGGCGCGGGAGACGGCGCTGGTGGTGGTGGACCTTCAGATCTGGTTCATGGAACCGGGCATGCCGGCAGAGGTGCCGGCGGCCCGCGCGATCGTGCCCAATGTCAACCGGCTGGCAGCGGCGCTGCGCGCGGCCGGCGGCACGGTGGTGTGGATCCGCACGCTCTATACCGATCAGGCCCTGGCCGAAATCCCGCATTTCCACCGGGTGCTGATGCGCCCGGAACGCATGCAGGCCCGATCGGCCGCCCTGGCCGAAACCGCGCGGCCCTCTTTGCTCTGGCCCGAACTGGATGTGCGGCCGGAAGATCTGGTGGTGGGCAAAACCCGTTACAGCGCCTTCATCCAGGGCGCATCGGATCTGGATGCTGTATTGAAGGCGCGCGGCATCACCGCGGTCGCGGTGGCCGGCACCATGACCAATGTCTGCTGCGACAGCACGGCGCGCGATGCGATGATGCTGAACTACCGCACCACCATGGTGGCGGATGCCAATGCCAGCCTGACGGCCGAAGAACATTGCGGCGCGCTGACGAATTTCGCGCTGCAGTTCGGCGACGTCACCACGACGGATGAGATGGTGGCGCGCTGGCAGGCCGAGGCGGAGGCGGCGGCCTGA
- a CDS encoding TetR/AcrR family transcriptional regulator — protein MDAAEALFLRKGFAATSVGEIVVEAGVAKGTFYLYFKTKDDVLDALRTRFIEGFCEKLDTALAVEDGDWPGRIDIWVRTSVNAWLDGVARHDLVFHQHAPANREMKADNLVILRLASLLEQGAQAGAWTIDHPRLIAVMLFDALHGAVDDSLASKTPVNRADLIDLVTSFYRRALALPHG, from the coding sequence ATGGATGCCGCAGAGGCCCTGTTTCTGCGCAAGGGTTTTGCGGCGACGAGTGTCGGTGAAATCGTCGTGGAAGCCGGGGTCGCCAAGGGCACCTTCTACCTGTACTTCAAGACCAAGGACGATGTTCTGGACGCCCTCCGCACCCGATTCATCGAAGGGTTCTGCGAAAAGCTGGACACGGCCCTTGCGGTCGAGGATGGGGACTGGCCCGGCCGCATCGACATCTGGGTCAGGACCAGCGTGAACGCCTGGCTCGACGGCGTGGCGCGGCATGATCTGGTGTTTCATCAGCACGCGCCGGCCAATCGGGAGATGAAGGCCGACAATCTCGTGATCCTCCGGCTCGCCTCGCTGCTGGAACAGGGCGCGCAGGCGGGGGCCTGGACGATCGACCATCCGCGCCTGATCGCGGTCATGCTGTTCGACGCCCTGCATGGGGCGGTCGACGACAGTCTCGCCTCGAAAACCCCGGTCAACCGGGCAGATCTCATCGATCTGGTGACGTCGTTCTACCGCCGGGCACTTGCCCTCCCTCATGGCTGA